The genomic DNA GAGACTGTAGACTAGGGttgggcgatatattgaatattcccAATATATTTGTGAAGATTTTACTGGTAGAATAAAATTTAAGCAACATTgactaatgcatttttatgtaGTCAATAAGAGTGTCATTAGAAAAATTTCGCAATCCTTCCTTGTCTCGTTACTCAAAGTTTTAGTAGCTAAAGCAGTGTTAGAGCTGGAAAGTTCCATTCATCTCCATGaatcagttcagactgtctgtttACATGAATCACTTAATAACTCTGTTTTAATGATTCATGGACATTGTTACTGGAAAATGGGactatattaggtgtctttaactactatgtacttaaccctTCCATGGTCTTAACGATCAAGTCTCTGCTTTGAACCTacagggtcaaaattgaccaattgtttgtcttcaatttcaaaagcttgtactaaaggctctgtttgctcgaTCTCTCTATTTTTGGTCTTAAATTGTTCCTCTAGGTGGCAGAAAacactagaaaaaatatatttttctctatcaccttctatcacaatatacagatctatAAGGCAAAGGATGCCCCAGTGCAGCTTCAAAAGCTTGTActaaaggctctgtttgctcgatctctctacttttggtcttaaatcATTCCTCTAGGTGGCAGCAAATGCTAGTAAAAATTGTTTTTTCTCTTTCACCTTCTATCACAGCAAACAGATCTGAGAGCAGGGGGCGCCCCATTGTGGTTTGTGACTCcgcccatagacatccagtcttttttgGGAAACCCTGCCTTTCCCCCTGTTTGGTGGAATATCATAGCCTCTGAATGGACTACACATGTGATCTTggtgtcatttgaaagctaaGAACCTCTACAATGAtgtattttatcatcaatagtcaggAACATATTCAAATGATGATTTGAttggaataattttttttgctgaaCTGCATGTTTTTCTGGACATTTGAGACATAACAGTGGATTATTTACCCAGACAAGCTGAGAGACAAGTAAAAATAGACTCATTTTATAGAAAACaacctaaggtaagagctgatatagagtttgtggctatttggggcttagaGAAGCAGTGATCGGAGCAGACATGAGAATTTTTCTAATTCAAAATTTCACTTTGAAATtcttttgatgattatttgaaCAAAATAATCAATTTGCTGATAACTTTAATTTGCATTACAAATgactttattacaagcttttgaagcttttttttaacaagatttttgaaGCTGCGTTGGGGCAGCCTCTgcttttcagatctgtatattataGTAGGTGCTagtgaaaataatatattttctagtGTTTGTGGCCACCTAGAGGAACAATTTAAGGCCAAAAGTaaagagagagagcaaacagagcctttagTACAAGCTTTTGAAACTGAAGATAAAAAATGGTCAGTTTAACCCTGAGGTACAAATTAGGGACTTTtatgtagcttttttttaaataaacccaCCCCTGTTGGACAGTGACAGTCCCCCACCCCCCATCTGGCCAcgcctctaaacctaaccaaaccctaaccccttTCACTAACCCTGcttctaaacctacccgtaccctAAACCTCAGTAGCAATAAAATGTGAATCTTGTTAGaattttgcaaacatgttggtacacaaaaatacattgtattgtatgcgTTTCAATGTTAGTACCTAGTAGtttaagacacctaatataaagtgagactgaaaaatgtttaattaagtaaaaataatgtcataatgcaaaaactCTTTATGGTTCTAAAGCACAGGCTTCATGTTCTTGCATTTTCTTTTCTAGAAAGTTCATATGTTCCGGGTTTAGTAAATATGTCTTTGTAGAATCTGGCGCACAcactcatgtgtgtgtgtgtgtgtgtgtgtgtgtgtgtgtatgtatgtgtgttcattTTTTAAGTGAGGTTACGGGGTGGGGGGCTGTGCATGGCGGCATACCTGTATGACCTCATACTTGGCAACAGACAGCAGTGAGGGGAAGCAGAATCCATGATGACCTTACCACCAGATATCGCTGTAGAAAGACTAATTCATCCTGTAAACCCAAAGACTTGAGCACAGACCCCTGAGACCCACTAAAACAGCctgtaaaccacacacacacacacctgagtaACTGACTATCAGTGTCAACTCACAGGTCACTGCCTTCGAAACATCACATTGCAAAGAAATATAAATGTGTAATGTGATTGCAACTGTTGCATGTGTTTCAGTGCTTAAGTGACTATAAACagcatttaaatatattaactgTTTTAAGACCAATTGTCAATTAGCTGACTGAGTTGCAATCTGCTTGCAGTTAAACTCTGGAGATGTTTCTAATGCAAAGTTGTAGGTTGAAACCCTACAGAAAGGGGAAACTTATGAACTAAAACTATTGTGCCCATGAGCAAGACACCCATAATTAACACTCGGTGAAAATTGGTTTCGATGAGTCATTTGCCAGTTAGTCAGTAACTGCAGCATTATATGGTTTATGTCAGATTGTAAGTATGATAATCTGACGTTCAGAATTCAAATCAAAGACCAAAACCGAATGATAATGTGCATCATGTAAATATTATATCTGTTTCAGACGGAAGCCATGAAGAGAGCATTGATTGAGCTCGGCCTGAATATTGTCGAGATGGCCGATGAATCCGCCACGCTGGACGGAGGAGACGTCCTGTTCACAGGTACCAATCAGATAACGGCTTTATTGAATGTACACAATCTGTATAACAACAGCCAATTAAATCCACTTGCTTACAGAGAAACAGCCAATCACAGATGGTCAGCTGGCAGAATGCATAAAGAGCCATCAAATGCTTCTGTTGTTTACAATATAATAGTAGGGTACAGGGCTTAAGCAcccctggggtaaaaggcacttttgatttcaaccaaaacattaaatagcaacaaaaatgaccccagcactttcctaaacacctgtttgtcactatacactgcaaaactgATTCAAGAGGTCATCGCATGCAGTGTctaattttgaggtaatttgatctaacattTTGTATTTTGAGGTGTTGcatatttatgtagctaatgaaaaatgatcacatttattttgagacaaaatactttttcCGTTTTGTTCAAGGTGGTTAAATagaaagttttttaataactgtccaataagtgaaatgaTAGTATTTGAGGGAAAAAGCCCCCCTGAAGCAGGGGCTAATGTTCAAAGTGaaatcacattgactgatccaatcacaatggaaattaatttgtttatagaatacttgtgATATTacgaaatgccaaatgtgactgaaattaacAGCAAATGgggcacccttttctgaagtggttattttgcatTAAGTGGCATTTTGCAGTCTcaacaaaatgtatttgaatcaaaacaaccttACGAAAttgtttcttttcacacaaattatgttgctctgtcgatattaataaaaatatagctgcaagcagcaactaCGGGGCTGAGCACACCAACGGCATGTACAGAAGTGTCACTGGACATCAGtgattatgactttaaaaaaagcagcataaaaaacatAAGTAGaagtgtttaaatttttttataaaattaaatataatttttgaccaataggtggtgctgtcaccaGGGTGTGGGATCAGGGTGTGGTCATTATGACACACACAAAATTTCATGAAAATACATCAAAGCATTGCAGAGATAAGCCTCGGATGCTTTTTGGCAGCTTGCCATCAGAGTCGTTGGAGCGCGATTTGAGAACCGTTTCGTCTGTCGAAAAGCTTTTGATAACTAGATGATACACGACACATTTCCTGCAAAACGGACATGCGGCCTTGGAGGAaattgaaaaagtaggttttcaattaaattcaacatTTATGAATCAGGAAATATGGCCAACCATGGCAAATTTGGTATCGCCGTATTCGGCATGCCCGaaggaatctaaagagagcaGTGACAGGACAATCAAATGTTataagcatttttaaacatttcattatAACTTTtgtccacaaggtggcgctgGCCCAAAACTTTACAGGTACCCTCAGAGCATAGTGCTGATGACGCATACCGAGTTTCGTAACCGTATGCCAATGCATTtgaaaaatacagcattttatggcAAAATTGCAAATGGCGCCCAAAATGTCCGACATAGGAAAATTGAATATCATTCGACTCATTATACCCCAAGAGatctaaagagaccagtctcatgattttaggccaaactgttcagaagttataagcaaaaatatacatttttcatatctcatgaccactaggtggcgctgtgcTGAAACACTCCAGGTACTCTCAAGTCATGATGTCTATGACATATACCAAGTATTGtgtcaatagagctgttcagccgtgacatcAATTTATAGGCGAACCCAGAAGTCTagttcgccatgggttccctctggattttccatttggtttttataatggggtttttgaacttatggaAACCAACTGgaaaatcccgagggaacccatggtgaattagacttccgggtttttggactacaagctgaacagcacCATACAGTACGCCAAAGCGTTGTGAAGATACAGCCTCATGTCCATTTTAGCATGCTCGCCATCAAATTAGTTGAAGTGCTATTCGAaaatggtttggtctatcaaaaagcttttgataactttttgtcccCAGTGTCTCTAGATACACGACAAATTTTGAGCAAATCGGACTAACAGTCTAGGGGGAGTTCGGAAAAgtatttttcagaaaattaaaaatggcggaGAACCTAGTCAGGCTTTGTacactgcagaaatgtttctctCTGTCTAGTTTACATTGTGTCTGGTTAGTTCCAAGAATTCAGTGTGGGTCACCTTTAGTGGCGGGTGGAAACTGCGCGAGTACtcaacttttttgttgttgtcctaactttgtaaacatgtaattctggttctgttcactctacctcactttgaagggtcattttattccactaggtggcagtaaGCACTAGAAAAAAGAATTTATcatattccatcacaatatacagatctgaaatgtaggtggcactctaacgcattttagccctcacagatgtgctcatccatagacattcagtctaattttcagttaaagcaccaccctcattatttaattgaatacctcggcctctgagtggactagaagctcaatttaGATGTCATTAGacagctgagatcctcccctttgcgattaTATAAAATCAGTCATCAGTCAAAAATCATCAATAGTGGAAAAGATatattctgatgatttgtttagcatgcttttccttctggatgacatattttgttctggacatctaagatataacattggattattcagccaagcaagctcacagacaagtaaacaatgactCCTTTTTTAGAGAACTCACTacggtaaaagcagatataaagtttttaggtacttggggcttacagcagcagttatcagagccTAAATGAGTCATTTGTATTTGataacttacagaaatcatatttcactttgtgattcttttgaaaatcttttgaactgtggtattaggacaACGCAATTTACTGtaaagtcacattcctgagaatgagagcttttatttgatatatgacttgtccactTATGTGCTACATGggtgatttttattttcatataaatatttctacaccattacctctagggggcgctaattttcaacgtgaATGATTTGAagccttattttattattttaagtaacataaatgcagaagtgatggttatctctgaaaagttcagattcaaagctttcaaatgataccttatATGCCTGACTTAAATATAtggagtgtaaaaaaaaaaatcgcgatatagcgccccccatagagtttaaggggttaaagtgTCCTGTTACACTGTTTATAGACCAAACTCTCATACTGAATTACAAACCTGAATGATTATAATAGAATTTGTAAAACTGATCTCAGATCACTGTTGAAAGGAACATTTCAcattcattattgggtgaactgtccctttaagaggaaCTTTAAGAGTCATATGATTGGAAAAAAGTATCTTTATTTGACTTAACTATTAGATGCCTAAACATTCTCACTGGCCAAAGATCAGAAGGTATAATGGCGGTGCTATCAAATCTTGAACTAATCTTGATTAACTCAAGAGTTGTTTGAACATTAAGTGAATATTCCAACTTCTGTTGGTCCCATTTTAAATCAGTTTGGTTCCCTTTGATCAACGACAGAAGCAAGATATAAACCAAATTGCTTTCCAGAGTGTGTTCAGTGAAGCTTCTGAAGTTTTTTCTGGAAGTGGTGTATCTAGGTGAACGTAACCGTGCGCTTTGGTGTGTAGGTCGCGAGTTTTTCGTGGGATTATCCAAGAGGACCAATCAGAGAGGAGCAGAGATTCTGGCCGACACGTTTAAGGTGAGTCTTAAACTCTTTAAAGGACAGACTGGGACAAACTGCTTGGAAAAGTTTCTTCTAATACAAACTTAAACATACAACAAGTAATCCACTCGAGTAGGATGAatcaagagaaatgttgattataaacagattACTCTGTTTTCCCCAAAAGTTACTTTTGTGCATAATTAAAGCATTGCTTTTAAGTTTTAATATAAATCAGGATAAGTCCCTGAGAGGATGTTTTTCTTCTAAGTATCCAACGCTAGTCCTGTAGACTGAGAATCACGTCAGCCGCCGGCTTTACATTTCTGAATGAATATCAAAAGGCTCTTTTAAGAACGGAACATTCCTTGTTAATGTCACAGATGTTTTGAATGTCATTGATTTGTAAGCAGGGGTAATTGAGTCTTTGCCCCGGATACTTGAAGATGCCTTCAACTCTTTATCCTGGACTTGTCATGGAAACTTTTAACAAGACGACCGTGCAAAGATTCCTGAGTCGCTAAACTGAAACAGAAATGCTTGTCGAAAACTTGCATAGTAAAACTGAAAACAATGTTTGTAAATAGACCTTTCCCTTGAAACTTTGCCTTTTTAGAAGACATTTCCATGTCATTTTGAAGTCTGGAGAgcttaagattttttttctccaattgGTCAAACATTTTTTCTCCTTATTTTCTAACTTTTTTTAGCTAGTACCTTTCCAGTCTGAgtccaaatgtttttttgcaaATGTCTTACCCAACAGGACTATGCCGTGTCCACGGTCCCGGTTCTGGACAGACTTCATCTGAAGAGTTTCTGCAGCATGGCCGGACCGGGTCTCATTGCGATCGACTCGAGCGAACCTGCCCAGAAGGCCTTGAAGGTATTTGGGTCAATGGTGTGATGcttaagttattaaaaa from Myxocyprinus asiaticus isolate MX2 ecotype Aquarium Trade chromosome 29, UBuf_Myxa_2, whole genome shotgun sequence includes the following:
- the ddah1 gene encoding N(G),N(G)-dimethylarginine dimethylaminohydrolase 1 isoform X2 — protein: MKRALIELGLNIVEMADESATLDGGDVLFTGREFFVGLSKRTNQRGAEILADTFKDYAVSTVPVLDRLHLKSFCSMAGPGLIAIDSSEPAQKALKIMQQMSDHKYDKLTVPDDLAANCVYMNLPGKGHVLLHCSPEEYPESAKVFEKLKDHMLIPVSSREKEKVDGSLTCCSVLINKRNKI